In Corynebacterium afermentans subsp. afermentans, a genomic segment contains:
- a CDS encoding ATP-dependent helicase yields the protein MSNPTPMSPVLLSRYLGQQYPPTDQQAAVIGAEPGPLLVVAGAGAGKTETMAARVVWLVANGYARPDEVLGLTFTRKAAQEMGKRIRDRLGSLAANTDLVHRLDPSGELADNLQVIAPSVSTYDSYAGELIREYGLLVPVEPDARLITDAELHAIATDVVVNYSGGLITEMGSNPSLSTVVEDLLALTTAMGNELASPEWVRGHAHDFLAETESYPMAPRARVEFTKVLTNWRSKQEMRVNMLPLVEELAAELRRRGVVTFNEQMSVAAKLARDHKTVGASQRSRYRVVMLDEYQDTSHAQRVLLRSLFGEGADPSLTVTAVGDPMQAIYGWRGATAANLAAFVEDFPSTEGPAPKKQLTTSWRNPPEVLHLANGVSDAVLGTAENRAVAALQARPAAEAGDVTLGFFPNQDTEIAYVADALAQEYQAAVQEGRALSAAALVRKNRHSPLLAAALEERGVPYEIVGLAGLLDVPEVADTVAIATMLVRPDDTAAALRLLGGPAVGLGLADLQALASRANNLHGSALDTPPEAAPADAAEHLHAQLDELVSRAAEISASSDKPEGLTDALADLGEPERYSEEGLARMRDTAAKLRWLRTHSLGKRLSDLFADIIHVFGIRTEVLARGSATGAVHLDRLLEEVAAYPGASLDGLLHFFELARSFEDGLAPGSVAVKEDRVQILTAHKAKGLEWDTVAVLHADAATYKSKTETFLTFPRFLPTETFGDPDVYPVFADVENRKDFEKAGKAWLKEVAGDLAEEAARLFYVAVTRSGKKLLVTGSRRREGVAREAEPYEHFAAMRERVPEECVVVWDDGTEPDIAEEASDKEAAAPESGRWPHYLPASRDLAAAQAVRAAMDALPDYTEGELYSLWERDATALIEEHDAAQAADVPVVMPGELTASDVVALKADPEQFARRARRPVPFKPNTYAKRGTAFHEWLEQFYGARPLLTEDELPGNDEAEVDRAVLERLKRNFEASEWAGRTPEYVEHPFELALGDSVVRGRMDAVFADDDGWVVVDWKTGEKPGRDAMESAQLQLAVYREAWRRIARDGKPVRAVFFYVRTGETFAPRALPDLDQLETMLGGARAGTPGEEIARESEERQG from the coding sequence ATGTCTAACCCCACCCCGATGTCTCCCGTGCTGCTGTCGCGCTACCTGGGCCAGCAGTACCCGCCGACAGACCAGCAAGCCGCTGTGATCGGCGCAGAGCCCGGCCCGCTACTGGTGGTCGCCGGTGCCGGCGCCGGCAAAACCGAAACCATGGCCGCGCGCGTGGTGTGGCTGGTGGCCAACGGCTACGCCCGGCCGGACGAAGTGTTGGGCCTGACGTTTACCCGCAAGGCCGCCCAGGAGATGGGCAAGCGCATTCGGGACCGTTTGGGCTCGCTCGCGGCCAACACCGATCTGGTGCACCGCCTGGACCCGTCCGGCGAGCTAGCGGACAACCTGCAGGTGATCGCGCCTTCGGTGTCCACCTACGACTCGTACGCCGGCGAGCTGATCCGCGAATACGGCCTGTTGGTTCCGGTGGAGCCGGACGCCCGGCTGATCACCGACGCGGAGCTGCACGCCATCGCCACCGACGTGGTGGTCAACTACTCCGGCGGGCTGATCACGGAGATGGGTTCCAACCCGTCGCTGTCCACGGTGGTGGAGGACCTGCTGGCGCTGACCACGGCAATGGGCAACGAGCTGGCTTCGCCCGAGTGGGTGCGCGGGCACGCGCACGACTTCCTCGCAGAAACCGAGTCCTATCCCATGGCCCCGCGTGCCCGCGTGGAGTTCACCAAGGTGCTCACGAATTGGCGCTCCAAGCAGGAAATGCGCGTGAACATGCTGCCGCTGGTGGAGGAGCTGGCGGCGGAGCTGCGCCGCCGTGGCGTGGTCACGTTCAACGAGCAGATGTCCGTGGCAGCAAAGCTGGCGCGGGACCACAAGACGGTGGGGGCATCGCAGCGCTCCCGCTACCGCGTGGTCATGCTGGATGAGTACCAGGACACCTCGCACGCGCAGCGCGTGCTGCTGCGCAGCCTGTTCGGTGAGGGTGCGGACCCGTCGCTGACGGTGACCGCAGTGGGCGATCCGATGCAGGCGATCTACGGCTGGCGAGGCGCCACCGCGGCCAACCTGGCCGCGTTCGTGGAGGATTTCCCCTCGACTGAAGGGCCGGCGCCGAAAAAGCAGCTGACCACCTCCTGGCGCAACCCGCCCGAGGTGCTGCACCTGGCCAACGGCGTGTCCGACGCGGTGCTGGGCACCGCCGAAAACCGGGCGGTGGCTGCGCTTCAGGCGCGACCGGCCGCAGAGGCCGGAGACGTCACCCTGGGCTTCTTCCCGAACCAGGACACGGAGATCGCCTACGTGGCTGACGCGCTCGCGCAGGAATACCAGGCGGCAGTACAGGAAGGACGAGCGCTTTCCGCAGCCGCGCTGGTACGCAAGAACCGGCACTCGCCGCTTTTGGCAGCGGCGCTGGAGGAGCGCGGCGTGCCCTACGAGATCGTGGGCCTAGCCGGGCTTCTCGACGTCCCGGAGGTCGCCGACACCGTCGCCATCGCCACGATGCTGGTGCGCCCGGACGACACCGCGGCCGCGTTGCGCCTCCTCGGCGGCCCGGCCGTCGGCCTGGGCCTGGCAGACCTGCAGGCGCTGGCGTCGCGCGCGAACAACCTGCACGGCTCGGCGCTGGACACCCCGCCGGAGGCCGCCCCGGCGGACGCGGCGGAGCATCTGCACGCCCAGCTGGATGAGCTCGTGTCCCGCGCCGCGGAAATCTCCGCCAGCTCGGACAAACCCGAAGGGCTCACGGATGCCCTGGCAGACCTTGGCGAGCCGGAACGCTACAGCGAAGAAGGCCTTGCGCGCATGCGGGACACCGCCGCGAAGCTGCGCTGGCTGCGCACCCATAGCCTGGGCAAGCGCCTAAGCGACCTGTTCGCCGACATCATCCACGTTTTCGGCATCCGCACCGAAGTGCTCGCCCGCGGCTCCGCCACCGGGGCAGTGCACCTGGACCGGTTGCTCGAGGAGGTCGCCGCATACCCGGGCGCGAGCCTCGACGGGTTGCTGCACTTTTTCGAACTCGCCCGCAGCTTCGAGGACGGCTTGGCCCCGGGCTCGGTGGCGGTGAAGGAGGACCGGGTGCAGATCCTCACCGCGCACAAGGCCAAGGGGCTGGAGTGGGACACCGTGGCGGTGCTGCACGCGGACGCGGCAACGTACAAGTCCAAGACGGAAACCTTCCTCACCTTCCCGCGCTTCCTGCCGACGGAAACGTTCGGCGACCCGGACGTCTATCCAGTATTCGCGGACGTGGAAAACCGCAAGGACTTTGAAAAAGCTGGCAAGGCCTGGCTCAAGGAGGTCGCCGGGGATCTGGCCGAGGAGGCTGCCCGGTTGTTCTACGTGGCGGTGACCCGCTCCGGGAAGAAACTCCTCGTCACCGGCTCGCGCCGCCGCGAAGGTGTCGCGCGGGAGGCGGAGCCGTATGAGCACTTCGCCGCCATGCGCGAGCGGGTGCCCGAAGAGTGCGTGGTGGTCTGGGACGACGGCACCGAGCCTGACATCGCAGAGGAAGCGAGCGACAAGGAGGCGGCCGCACCGGAGTCCGGACGCTGGCCCCACTACCTGCCTGCGTCACGCGACCTCGCGGCCGCTCAAGCGGTGCGTGCCGCCATGGACGCGCTGCCGGACTACACCGAAGGCGAGCTGTACTCGCTGTGGGAGCGCGACGCCACAGCCTTGATCGAGGAGCACGACGCCGCTCAAGCCGCAGACGTGCCGGTGGTCATGCCGGGCGAACTCACCGCCTCCGACGTGGTGGCGCTGAAGGCGGACCCGGAGCAGTTCGCCCGCCGCGCCCGCCGCCCCGTGCCGTTCAAGCCGAATACCTACGCCAAGCGCGGCACCGCGTTCCACGAGTGGCTGGAGCAGTTCTACGGTGCGCGCCCGCTGCTCACGGAAGACGAGCTGCCGGGCAACGATGAGGCCGAAGTGGACCGCGCCGTCCTGGAGCGGCTCAAACGCAACTTCGAGGCCAGCGAGTGGGCCGGGCGCACGCCCGAGTACGTCGAGCACCCCTTCGAGCTGGCACTGGGCGATTCGGTCGTTCGCGGGCGCATGGACGCCGTGTTCGCCGACGATGACGGCTGGGTCGTGGTGGACTGGAAGACCGGCGAGAAGCCTGGCCGCGACGCGATGGAATCGGCTCAGCTGCAGCTCGCGGTCTACCGTGAGGCGTGGCGCCGGATCGCACGTGACGGCAAGCCGGTGCGGGCGGTATTTTTCTACGTGCGCACCGGCGAGACGTTCGCGCCCCGCGCCTTGCCGGATCTCGACCAGCTCGAGACAATGCTCGGAGGCGCAAGAGCCGGTACGCCCGGTGAAGAAATAGCAAGAGAAAGCGAGGAGCGGCAGGGATGA
- a CDS encoding potassium channel family protein, with translation MKLRSLLSLRADATNLTEIPVHSLLDVVNIPTAERATPWSLIARRFGYALLLMVAIAFVAYLDRDGYSEPLTFIDALYYSAVTLSTTGYGDITPVTQTARLINIFLITPARVAFLMLLVGTTLSVLTEDSRKTLQIQQWRNSVRNHTIVIGYGTKGRSAIDALIAGGASPSSIVVIDSDPAALSVAEQRGLITVHGNGTKSGVLRVAAVSRARSVIVAPSSDDTAVLITLSVREMAPSAMIVASVRESENQHLIMQSGADSVIVSSETAGRLLGIATVTPPVVEMMEDLLSPDEGFAVAERQIADDEVGANPRHLADIVLGVVRSGELYRIDSPEAETVEPGDRLLYVRMNGAITNRD, from the coding sequence ATGAAGCTTCGGAGCCTGTTGTCGCTGCGCGCAGACGCGACCAACCTCACCGAGATCCCGGTGCACAGCTTGTTGGATGTGGTGAATATCCCCACCGCGGAGCGCGCGACTCCGTGGTCGCTGATCGCGCGCCGCTTCGGCTACGCCTTGCTGCTCATGGTCGCCATCGCGTTCGTGGCCTACCTTGACCGCGACGGATACTCCGAGCCGCTGACGTTCATCGACGCGCTGTACTACTCCGCGGTGACGCTGTCCACCACGGGCTACGGCGACATCACGCCGGTGACGCAGACGGCCCGCCTCATCAACATCTTCCTCATCACCCCGGCCCGCGTGGCCTTCCTGATGCTCCTGGTCGGCACCACGTTGTCGGTGCTGACGGAGGATTCCCGCAAGACGCTCCAGATCCAACAGTGGAGGAATAGCGTGCGCAACCACACTATTGTCATCGGCTACGGCACCAAGGGCCGTTCCGCAATCGACGCCCTTATCGCCGGCGGTGCGTCGCCGTCGTCGATCGTGGTCATCGACTCGGACCCAGCCGCCCTCTCCGTGGCGGAGCAGCGCGGCCTGATCACCGTGCACGGTAACGGCACCAAGTCGGGCGTGCTGCGCGTGGCCGCGGTCAGCCGCGCCAGGTCTGTCATCGTCGCGCCGTCGTCGGACGACACGGCCGTGCTGATCACCCTATCGGTGCGCGAGATGGCGCCGAGCGCGATGATCGTGGCCAGCGTCCGCGAAAGCGAGAACCAGCACCTGATCATGCAGTCGGGTGCGGATTCGGTGATCGTCTCCTCCGAAACCGCGGGCCGTCTGCTCGGTATCGCCACCGTCACCCCGCCGGTGGTGGAGATGATGGAGGACCTGCTCAGCCCGGACGAAGGCTTCGCCGTGGCGGAGCGTCAGATCGCGGACGACGAGGTCGGCGCAAACCCCCGTCACCTTGCGGACATCGTGCTGGGTGTGGTGCGCTCCGGTGAGCTCTACCGCATCGATTCCCCCGAGGCGGAGACGGTGGAGCCGGGCGACCGGTTGCTGTACGTGCGCATGAACGGCGCAATTACCAACCGGGATTAG
- a CDS encoding DUF3152 domain-containing protein, with amino-acid sequence MAQRHGAHERDVRRGDSIEGGRGAHRRPSDGEFGARDTDDDDFGDWFDSWELESESADPAHTPRRSGKRSQKRGKLFDASRRPTSRAAHAEAGDSKLVAFAQEYGWRAYAIPVLAVITVFVLINMFQNPEDLAVGATGSPAELEDSAAASPAPGEEDPEGGAKPLEPAKIAEGEFDPHDLPPGGPYTTTGAGTYREVGAPGMSVGEGTEIVVRFAVEVEDGIDTSGYGGDDAFAHMVDATLSDPRGWTNDPRFRFEHVSVNDNPSLKIRLTSLETTAELCGVQIGTETSCRTRITGEDTVLLNESRWVRGAVPFQGDLGSYRQYLINHEVGHAVGFAEHVPCPEPNALAPIMMQQTLSLNNAQLHEMSPEDNYPDNPDTCRPNPWPYPRPAVL; translated from the coding sequence ATGGCACAACGGCACGGCGCACATGAGCGGGACGTCCGCCGCGGCGACTCCATCGAGGGTGGCCGCGGAGCGCACCGCCGCCCCAGCGACGGCGAGTTCGGCGCCCGTGACACCGACGACGATGATTTCGGCGACTGGTTTGATAGCTGGGAACTCGAATCTGAGAGCGCTGATCCTGCTCACACGCCCCGCCGTTCTGGGAAACGCTCGCAAAAGCGCGGCAAGCTTTTCGACGCCTCACGGCGGCCCACGTCCCGCGCCGCGCACGCCGAAGCAGGCGATAGCAAGCTCGTTGCGTTTGCGCAGGAGTACGGCTGGCGTGCCTACGCCATCCCCGTGCTGGCCGTGATCACCGTTTTTGTGCTGATCAACATGTTTCAAAACCCGGAGGACCTCGCGGTGGGGGCTACCGGTTCTCCCGCTGAGTTGGAAGATTCCGCAGCCGCCTCGCCCGCGCCGGGCGAGGAAGACCCGGAGGGCGGCGCGAAGCCGTTGGAACCGGCGAAGATCGCGGAAGGGGAGTTTGATCCCCACGATCTGCCGCCGGGTGGGCCGTACACCACTACCGGTGCTGGCACTTACCGCGAGGTGGGCGCACCGGGCATGAGCGTCGGCGAGGGCACCGAAATCGTGGTGCGCTTCGCAGTGGAGGTCGAGGACGGTATCGACACCTCCGGCTACGGCGGGGATGATGCGTTTGCGCACATGGTCGACGCGACGCTGAGCGATCCACGCGGTTGGACCAACGACCCGCGTTTCCGCTTCGAACACGTCAGTGTCAACGATAATCCGTCGCTGAAGATCCGTCTGACCTCGCTGGAGACGACCGCGGAGCTGTGCGGTGTGCAGATCGGCACCGAAACCAGCTGCCGCACCCGCATCACCGGCGAGGATACGGTGTTGCTGAACGAGTCGCGCTGGGTGCGCGGCGCCGTGCCGTTCCAGGGCGATCTGGGCAGCTACCGCCAGTACCTGATCAACCACGAGGTGGGCCACGCCGTGGGCTTTGCGGAGCACGTCCCGTGCCCGGAGCCGAACGCGCTGGCGCCGATCATGATGCAGCAGACCCTGAGCCTGAACAATGCGCAGCTGCATGAGATGAGCCCGGAAGACAACTACCCGGACAACCCGGACACGTGCCGGCCGAACCCGTGGCCCTACCCGCGTCCAGCGGTGCTGTAG
- a CDS encoding ATP-dependent DNA helicase → MTFTRPSPVPPAVLEPNACLVPRTRPDTQREWPVELPQQGLYKVTGEPGSGVSSFLLDTAAAAMRRHAGSEAEQGPGGVLVLTDSKETGARLRAELADTLAASGFVSDEPVVRSVHSLAFALVRQQMDEELRLISGAEQDAVIRQLLQGHAEDGGGTWPEELRPALPMVGFARQLRDFLLRAIERGQGPEDLVELGQRHDIGIWSASGEFLREYQQVMALSGAHRLSASELIAAALEVELPRTWHTVIVDDAQHLAPASAALVQKLLEQADLGVVGGDLEQSVFRFRGASPAFFQDLGGLDHEVINLGATRRTPVRSAAIAESSAAELSLVADTLRRAHLEEGVAYRDMAVVVRSTPLLEPMRRALLRAGVPVALNPTDLVLGEQRIVSALLLGVRALYEELQPTEWRDLLLSPVGGADPVTLRRLLRGLRRWSPEVRAEESLRELLLTPDGLPDFGTVLTDRELDILHRVRDVLDAGRDVLAHGGTVEEVLWALWHATGLANRLLASALRGGATGSQADRDLDAVMALFDAAGDHTERRPSAGIESFVASITEQELPTGVRDRRSATPDAAALLTAHGAVGREFRRVVVAGVQELTWPSLGETGSLFRQEDLVDLIDNDVDPGVPVSHINERLVEERRLFTVATSRATDELLVTAVESDDGEEVEQRSRFVEEFCRDYGVQPRPVRIAGSSADAFRISGQTTDTAADAEDASAVVRVLAHDDLIAEFRRVLVDPVSTEAERSQAARQLARLADAGVLGADPAQWWTTTEPSTSEPLDVSPALSPSRVEKLLACPMQAVLERMSGLDESLDMIYGAMAHAYFEALGNGMDDTEALDATVAARRAADNAPEWKVERDIADFRAMLERAHGWLQASRGAFEQVAVEADVNVQVSDNVRIRGRLDRLERDSSGAVHIVDLKTGAYPPTVDATADNPQLATYQLALAHGEFDGGKVVTARDGANALSVGGAVLVYPNANKTTLSTREQAKKTADELDALAAALDGLPEETAGPMLLAVVGPQCDRCAVRALCPVQPEGATIHHV, encoded by the coding sequence ATGACTTTCACCAGACCCTCTCCCGTGCCCCCGGCGGTACTCGAGCCGAATGCCTGCCTCGTGCCACGCACGCGCCCGGACACGCAGCGCGAATGGCCGGTTGAGCTGCCCCAGCAAGGCCTGTACAAGGTGACCGGAGAGCCGGGCTCGGGAGTGTCGAGCTTCCTGCTGGACACCGCCGCGGCTGCGATGCGCAGGCACGCAGGCAGCGAGGCGGAACAGGGCCCGGGCGGGGTGCTGGTGCTCACGGATTCCAAGGAGACCGGCGCGCGGCTGCGCGCGGAGCTAGCGGACACGCTTGCCGCCTCCGGGTTTGTCTCCGACGAGCCAGTGGTGCGCTCCGTGCACTCGCTCGCGTTCGCGCTGGTGCGCCAGCAGATGGACGAAGAGCTGCGGTTGATCTCCGGCGCGGAGCAGGACGCGGTGATCCGCCAGCTGCTGCAGGGCCACGCTGAAGACGGCGGCGGCACCTGGCCTGAGGAGCTGCGCCCGGCGCTGCCCATGGTGGGTTTTGCCCGGCAATTGAGGGACTTTTTGTTGCGCGCCATTGAGCGCGGCCAGGGCCCGGAGGATCTGGTGGAGCTGGGCCAGCGCCACGACATTGGCATCTGGTCCGCCTCGGGCGAATTCTTGCGCGAATACCAGCAGGTGATGGCACTGTCCGGCGCGCACCGCCTGTCGGCGTCGGAGTTGATCGCGGCCGCGCTTGAGGTGGAGCTGCCGCGGACGTGGCATACCGTGATAGTGGACGACGCGCAGCACCTGGCGCCGGCATCCGCGGCACTGGTGCAAAAGCTGTTGGAGCAGGCGGACCTCGGGGTCGTCGGCGGGGATCTGGAGCAATCCGTGTTCCGCTTCCGCGGTGCCTCTCCGGCATTCTTCCAGGACTTAGGCGGGCTAGACCACGAGGTGATCAACCTCGGGGCCACCCGCAGGACGCCAGTGCGGTCAGCGGCAATCGCAGAGTCCAGCGCGGCGGAGCTTTCCCTGGTGGCGGACACGCTGCGCCGCGCCCACCTGGAAGAGGGCGTGGCGTACCGCGACATGGCGGTGGTGGTGCGCTCCACGCCGCTGCTTGAGCCGATGCGGCGCGCGCTGCTGCGCGCGGGGGTGCCGGTCGCGCTCAACCCCACCGACCTGGTGCTGGGGGAGCAGCGCATTGTTTCGGCGCTGCTGCTCGGCGTGCGCGCGCTGTATGAGGAACTTCAACCCACCGAGTGGCGCGACCTGCTGCTGAGCCCCGTCGGCGGTGCTGACCCGGTGACGCTGCGCAGGTTACTGCGCGGCCTGCGTCGCTGGTCGCCGGAGGTTCGCGCGGAGGAAAGCCTGCGCGAGCTGCTTCTCACTCCGGACGGGCTGCCGGATTTCGGCACCGTGCTCACGGACCGCGAGCTGGACATCTTGCACCGCGTGCGCGACGTGCTCGATGCCGGGCGCGATGTGCTTGCTCACGGCGGCACGGTGGAGGAAGTGCTGTGGGCACTCTGGCACGCCACGGGCTTGGCTAACCGTCTGCTGGCGTCTGCGCTGCGGGGAGGCGCGACTGGTTCGCAGGCGGACAGGGATCTCGACGCCGTGATGGCACTGTTCGACGCGGCTGGCGACCACACGGAGCGCAGGCCCAGCGCGGGCATCGAATCCTTCGTCGCCTCGATTACCGAGCAGGAGCTGCCCACCGGCGTGCGCGACCGCCGAAGCGCCACCCCGGACGCCGCCGCACTGCTTACCGCCCACGGTGCGGTGGGCCGCGAGTTCCGCCGCGTGGTCGTGGCCGGCGTGCAGGAACTGACCTGGCCGAGCCTGGGGGAGACCGGGTCGCTGTTCCGCCAGGAAGACCTGGTGGACCTCATCGACAACGACGTCGACCCCGGCGTGCCCGTCTCCCACATCAACGAGCGGTTGGTGGAGGAGCGCCGCTTGTTTACCGTGGCAACCAGCCGCGCCACAGATGAGCTCCTGGTCACCGCCGTGGAAAGCGATGACGGCGAAGAAGTGGAGCAGCGATCCAGGTTCGTGGAGGAATTCTGCCGGGACTATGGCGTGCAACCGCGCCCGGTGCGCATCGCGGGCTCGTCCGCGGACGCCTTCCGGATCTCCGGGCAAACCACTGACACTGCTGCTGACGCCGAGGACGCCAGCGCGGTGGTGCGCGTGCTCGCGCACGACGACCTGATCGCCGAGTTCCGCCGCGTGCTGGTGGACCCTGTATCCACCGAAGCAGAGCGCAGCCAGGCGGCGCGCCAACTCGCACGATTGGCGGACGCAGGCGTGCTGGGCGCGGACCCTGCGCAGTGGTGGACGACCACGGAGCCTTCCACAAGCGAACCGCTCGACGTCTCGCCGGCGCTGTCGCCGTCGCGGGTGGAAAAGCTGCTCGCATGCCCCATGCAGGCCGTGCTGGAGCGGATGTCCGGCCTGGACGAATCGCTGGACATGATCTACGGCGCTATGGCCCACGCCTACTTCGAAGCGCTGGGCAACGGCATGGACGACACCGAGGCGCTGGATGCGACCGTGGCGGCGCGGCGGGCCGCGGATAACGCCCCGGAGTGGAAGGTCGAGCGAGACATCGCGGACTTCCGGGCCATGCTCGAGCGCGCCCACGGCTGGCTGCAGGCCAGCCGCGGGGCGTTTGAGCAGGTCGCCGTGGAAGCGGATGTGAACGTCCAGGTCAGCGACAACGTGCGCATCCGTGGCAGGCTGGACCGCCTTGAGCGCGATAGCAGCGGTGCGGTGCACATTGTGGACCTGAAAACGGGCGCGTACCCGCCGACCGTCGACGCCACCGCGGACAACCCCCAACTGGCCACCTACCAGTTGGCGCTTGCGCACGGCGAGTTCGACGGCGGCAAGGTTGTCACCGCTCGCGACGGCGCAAATGCGCTTTCCGTGGGCGGGGCGGTGCTGGTGTACCCAAACGCCAACAAGACCACGCTGAGCACCCGCGAGCAGGCGAAGAAAACCGCCGACGAGCTGGACGCGCTCGCCGCCGCACTCGACGGGCTGCCCGAGGAGACCGCTGGACCGATGTTGCTCGCCGTGGTCGGCCCGCAGTGCGACCGCTGCGCGGTGCGAGCGCTGTGCCCAGTCCAGCCGGAAGGAGCGACGATCCACCATGTCTAA
- a CDS encoding NAD(+) diphosphatase, which yields MFLLIDADGRFPLGDDGEPKLFHTPPATTDITSHVHVTREVTAARVHGVDAADLAGPAGATGDARTHASHPLAARAVGLVNARERTRFDPADGSEVLWGEGGIVARGATGRPIFPRLDPCVIGLVEDPAGERILLVENSRRPGYLTLVAGYVDVGETLEAAFAREVWEETGRRVSDVRYVRSQPWPLSGALMLGMAARTADTDAQAPTDGELTRTVWASRDELDSLTLAAEGTIARALIGYWADIPNTPTPEGAHPWR from the coding sequence ATGTTCCTGCTCATCGATGCTGACGGGCGTTTCCCGCTCGGCGACGACGGGGAGCCGAAGCTTTTTCACACACCTCCGGCCACCACCGACATCACCTCCCACGTGCACGTGACCCGGGAGGTCACCGCGGCACGGGTGCACGGCGTCGACGCGGCAGACCTCGCCGGGCCGGCCGGGGCGACCGGGGACGCGCGCACCCACGCCAGCCACCCGCTCGCCGCCCGGGCGGTCGGTTTGGTCAACGCGCGCGAGCGCACCCGCTTCGACCCGGCGGACGGCTCCGAGGTGCTCTGGGGCGAAGGCGGCATCGTCGCGCGCGGCGCTACCGGCCGGCCGATCTTCCCGCGGCTGGACCCGTGCGTGATCGGCCTGGTGGAGGACCCGGCGGGCGAGCGGATCCTGCTGGTGGAAAACTCCCGCCGCCCCGGCTACCTCACCCTGGTGGCGGGCTACGTGGACGTCGGTGAGACGCTTGAGGCCGCGTTTGCCCGCGAGGTGTGGGAGGAAACCGGCCGCCGGGTAAGCGACGTGCGCTATGTGCGCTCCCAGCCGTGGCCGCTCTCCGGCGCGCTCATGCTCGGCATGGCGGCGCGCACGGCGGATACCGATGCGCAAGCGCCCACCGACGGAGAGCTGACCCGCACCGTGTGGGCCAGCCGCGACGAGCTGGATTCCCTCACGCTCGCCGCGGAGGGCACCATCGCCCGCGCGCTCATCGGCTACTGGGCGGACATCCCGAACACACCCACCCCGGAAGGAGCACACCCATGGCGATAG
- a CDS encoding DUF3107 domain-containing protein: MDIKIGLADSPRELTIKLPEGQDDIIATVEQAVDSGQATLKVEDDKGRVYLIRTDRIVYVEQGTAAARSVGFMR, from the coding sequence ATGGATATCAAGATCGGTCTTGCAGACAGCCCCCGCGAACTGACGATCAAGCTGCCGGAGGGGCAGGACGACATCATCGCCACCGTCGAGCAGGCCGTTGACAGCGGCCAGGCCACCTTGAAGGTGGAGGACGACAAGGGTCGGGTTTACCTCATCCGCACCGACCGCATCGTGTACGTGGAGCAGGGTACTGCCGCAGCCCGATCCGTCGGGTTCATGCGCTAA